A single window of Anopheles moucheti chromosome 2, idAnoMoucSN_F20_07, whole genome shotgun sequence DNA harbors:
- the LOC128296866 gene encoding proton-coupled folate transporter: MSDETAEPIDGGQIQRRTQTARSNGNVTEHPPSNGARAERWYEKISVEPSMFLYMMAFMLTSVVEQAFFLYKACTVDHGYSHEVCLNIEQYQDIKKQVQVTTSTFHQWNNIAMYVVPIVLALFLGAWSDRRGRKLPLILGLIGKFIYSVMIVVNTRMPSWPVEYIIYTATIPSVLTGADIAIFASCFAYISDITTVEERTLRITILDATYLSTMPIGVALGNVIFNHTGKSYTIMFAINASLLACSIVYSALRLKSRTTERQCSIRELPWYRMPLDFFDRQHVVRSVRTFVRHRTMHRRTYMYLLMVAMSFYTFQRDEKPKMYLYTQLRFNWDTDLYSYFKTYQSAAYVVMMFLGVPLFTKVLGLKDTLIIMIGALAHASARFVYIFAQVGWVLYIGATISSVGPVVAPVLRSMISKMVPTTERGIIFSFLSVFDNAVPLFSGVLYTQVYNASINTYPQAIFLLTMGTQMVVFFIALAIHISLRGRTMEDGIPSEKPPGTGLIDEAKAPAIDDEAPAVSQS; encoded by the exons ATGTCTGATGAAACTGCGGAG CCGATCGACGGTGGTCAAATTCAGCGCAGAACGCAGACAGCTCGCAGCAATGGTAACGTAACGGAGCACCCGCCTTCGAATGGTGCACGGGCGGAACGATGGTACGAGAAAATATCCGTCGAACCATCGATGTTCCTGTACATGATGGCGTTCATGCTGACATCGGTGGTAGAGCAAGCGTTCTTTCTCTACAAGGCGTGCACGGTCGATCATGGGTATTCGCATGAAGTTTGCCTCAACATCGAGCAGTACCAGGACATTAAAAAGCAGGTCCAGGTGACGACTTCCACCTTCCATCAGTGGAACAACATTGCGATGTACGTGGTGCCGATCGTGCTGGCCCTGTTTCTCGGTGCCTGGTCGGACAGGCGGGGCCGCAAGCTGCCGCTGATTCTGGGTCTGATCGGTAAATTCATCTACTCCGTCATGATCGTGGTGAACACTCGCATGCCTTCGTGGCCGGTAGAGTATATCATCTACACAGCGACGATCCCGAGCGTACTGACCGGCGCCGACATTGCCATCTTTGCGTCGTGCTTCGCCTACATCTCGGACATTACCACCGTGGAGGAACGCACGCTGCGGATAACGATACTGGATGCCACGTACCTTAGCACAATGCCGATCGGTGTCGCCCTGGGCAACGTGATCTTTAACCACACGGGCAAATCCTACACCATCATGTTCGCCATCAATGCGTCGCTGCTAGCGTGCTCTATTGTTTACTCCGCGCTAAGACTGAAATCGCGCACCACCGAGCGCCAGTGTTCAATCCGTGAGCTGCCCTGGTACCGCATGCCGCTGGACTTTTTCGACCGGCAGCATGTGGTGCGGTCGGTGCGAACATTCGTACGGCATCGCACCATGCACCGGCGCACCTACATGTACCTGCTGATGGTGGCCATGTCCTTCTACACGTTCCAGCGCGACGAAAAGCCAAAAATGTATCTGTACACGCAGCTGCGCTTCAACTGGGACACGGATCTGTACAGCTACTTCAAAACGTACCAATCGGCCGCGTATGTTGTGATGATGTTTCTAGGAGTGCCACTGTTTACCAAGGTGCTCGGGCTGAAGGACACGCTTATCATCATGATTGGCGCGTTGGCACATGCGAGCGCACGGTTCGTGTATATCTTTGCGCAGGTCGGCTGGGTGCTGTACATCGGTGCGACCATCTCAAGCGTCGGTCCCGTCGTAGCGCCCGTGCTTCGCTCGATGATTTCGAAGATGGTGCCCACTACGGAGCGGGGCATTATATTTTCCTTCCTGTCCGTGTTCGACAATGCGGTACCGCTGTTCAGCGGTGTGCTCTACACGCAGGTGTACAATGCGTCGATCAACACCTATCCGCAGGCCATCTTCCTTCTCACGATGGGCACCCAGATGGTGGTGTTCTTCATTGCGCT CGCAATACACATTTCCCTCCGAGGACGTACGATGGAGGATGGCATACCGAGTGAAAAACCACCCGGCACGGGGCTGATCGATGAAGCGAAAGCGCCAGCGATCGATGATGAAGCGCCGGCCGTGTCTCAATCATAG